One segment of Arvicanthis niloticus isolate mArvNil1 chromosome 5, mArvNil1.pat.X, whole genome shotgun sequence DNA contains the following:
- the Rpa2 gene encoding replication protein A 32 kDa subunit, whose translation MWNSGFESFSSSTYSGAGGYTQSPGGFGSPTPSQAEKKSRVRAQHIVPCTISQLLSATLTDEVFKIGDVEISQVTVVGIIRHAEKAPTNIVYKVDDMTAAPMDVRQWVDTDDAGGENTVVPPETYVKVAGHLRSFQNKKSLVAFKITPLEDMNELTAHVLEVVNSHMMLSRANNQAPAGRPSIGNPGMGEPVNFSGNNFMPANGLTVVQNQVLNLIKACPRPEGLNFQDLRSQLQHMPIASVKQAVDFLCNEGHIYSTVDDDHFKSTDAE comes from the exons ATGTGGAATA GCGGATTCGAAAGCTTCAGCAGCTCCACCTATAGCGGAGCGGGCGGCTACACGCAGTCCCCCGGTGGCTTCGGGTCGCCCACACCGTCGCAGGCGGAGAAGAAATCA AGAGTCCGAGCCCAGCACATTGTGCCCTGTACCATATCTCAGCTGCTTTCTGCTACTCTGACTGATGAAGTGTTCAAAATTGGAGATGTTGAGATTTCACAG GTCACTGTTGTGGGGATAATCAGACATGCCGAGAAGGCGCCCACCAACATTGTGTACAAAGTAGATGACATGACGGCCGCACCCATGGATGTTCGCCAGTGGGTCGACACGGAT GATGCTGGTGGTGAGAACACTGTGGTTCCTCCAGAAACATACGTGAAGGTTGCTGGCCACCTCAGGTCCTTTCAG AACAAGAAGAGCTTGGTGGCTTTTAAGATCACCCCTCTGGAAGACATGAACGAGCTCACCGCACACGTCCTGGAGGTGGTCAATTCACACATGATGCTCAGCAGAGCCAACAACCAG GCCCCTGCAGGGAGACCATCTATCGGCAACCCCGGAATGGGTGAACCGGTAAACTTCAGTGGGAATAACTTCATGCCAGCAAATGGCCTCACTGTGGTCCAAAACCAG GTGCTGAATTTGATCAAGGCTTGCCCAAGACCTGAAGGATTGAACTTCCAGGATCTCAGGAGCCAGCTCCAGCATATGCCTATAGCCTCAGTCAA gcAAGCAGTGGATTTCCTGTGCAATGAGGGCCACATTTACTCTACTGTGGATGACGATCACTTTAAATCGACAGACGCAGAGTAG